Sequence from the Phragmites australis chromosome 11, lpPhrAust1.1, whole genome shotgun sequence genome:
GCAATACGCAGCACTTATGCTTGGTCGCTTCTAGCTAGAATTAAACatgtaaatatagaaataacCCCTCAGCTTTATCAGACATTAGTGATCTATATAAGCAAAATAGTCACACTTGTTCGgattaaaacaaaataacaTCTACTTGTAGCCTAATTTGGCGTGGCAAGACTACTACATGCCAAGAACTGAATAATTGTGGAAGTAGTGTAGCAGCTGGCTTTTTGAATCTTCCTTGCTTCATTGACCATGGAGACAAAGTGCTCTCCAATGACACATGTAGTGGTGCACCCCAGCAAAGCATCATGCAATACATGCTTGCTCATTTGCTAACACTGAAGTGGTCGCCTGCTGCTCCATCTCCATATCACCTGGACCCAGCCACCTCGCTCAACTGTAACAAGTGTTGGAAGGTACATCAAGGGGAATGTACAACAGCACCTGTGACAAGACTATTCGTCCTTACCCTGATAGCGGCGTAAAcggaaacaaaaaggaaaacacCAGCTTTGCCCAGGAACAGATACAAAATATTCAACACACAAGATAAAAGGTTCAGGTGTCCCtaggttaaaaaaaaactatcaaacAGTTTAGTAGTTCCCGGTGTACCTGGATAGAGGACAGATGGATCAGTCACCTGACTCCCATTTTCCATTAAGGATATTACTTGGATTCAGTATTTCCCAACATGCAGAAATGTAATAGTGAGATAATATTCAATGGCATGCAATATTTACAGGTCAACTCTTTTAAGTTAGTTTCAGTGCCAAAATCATCATTATGCAATTGAAAGCATGCAAGTAAAAAGTAGAACCCAACAAGGATCAGCGACATTAAGTCAGCTAATTTTTAATGTATAACAAGGATCAAAATAAGTTGTAAGGATATAATTAATCTTTGAGAAAATATGTAAACACCATGATTCTCAACTTAATGTTGAAAGATGGTTCTGCAACATAAGCAGCGAACAGAAAAGGATTGCCAAGTTTCCCTTGTTGGGTTCAACCATTCCTTTCAGTTGGTTTCACCCAGCCTGTTTGGTGACTTCGGTCCAGAGTTCAACTTTTTTCCTCTTGTCATTCAAGCTCCCAAAGAGCTACTCGCCTCATCAATGCTGATCCCTAAGTATCGCCATCGCCATGAACCAGTGAAGTCTGCTACTAGCACCGTTGCCGTATCCTGTTAAGATAATCCTTGTGTGCTgatactgtagcaacagtagGTCGGTAGCAGACATGAGGTCAAGAAGCTGCAGAGCATTCTTGTTGCCATCTCTTCGAGCCCCACCACCGCCGTGGCTACGAAGTTGGACATAGAGGAGAGGTCGGCGCCGTAGGGTGTGATAGTGCTGATGGGGTTGGACAAGTACCCGTCGGAATCGAAGATTAAGCTGCCGGCGGGGCTAGCACGGCCGCGCTGGATGTTGGAGACTTTGAGGGCTTGGGTATGACAGCTTCGCTTCATACAGTAGCCAACTCAGGAGCATATGGTGGCCCTGAAGAGGACAGCTGGTTGGCTACAACGACAGCGACCTTGTCAGCGATACTAATACACAATGCTTATGGTTAGTAATGTTAGGGTAATCCTTATGTGTTGGTACTGGAGCAACAGTAGGGGCGATAGCAACAGTAAATCTGTTACCATAGAAAATAGTATGCTGGTTACTTTAGAAAACAGTATGTCGGTTATTATAGCTGCATTAGGACGGTTGTTGTGCCTATATATAGGCTGACCTCTCCCCTATAAAATACACCTTTGGATGAGTTTCAATCTAATAGAGGTTATTAGTAGTTATAGGTTTTTAGATATTTGAATAAATATCAAAAGCTGTTGCAGCAAGAAAACTCATGTGCTCAGTGTGTGTTAATATGACCCACCTCTCGCAAGATTGAATCCAAGGTATCCATGGCATGTAATGTTTGGCACTCTAACATAATTCTGCTCATTCTAAAGAAAAAGGTCATAATCCGTGGTTCATCACTTCATCCTACAGATTGCTTCAGCTAACAAAGACCCACAATCTGCCCTGCTCTTTTTGTGCTCAACTTGCTTACCAACGCCCACAGGCCACAACATGCCCTTGTTTCCTGATGTATGCACCTAACCATACTTTGAAACCACACTCAAACAATGCAACGCATGGTCCACCATAAATGGAATGGAGGGGACGCTCGATGATACTTTGTATGCCATTAGTACTTAAACACATTCAGATAGTAAACTCTAACTGGTTGAGAATCACATGGTATTCGTGGAGTGAAAATGTACTGTATTAAATCTCTAAAGGAAAAAAGTAGTGCTAGCAGACCAAAATGCTCAAGgaaaattctatttttttcatagaaaaGAAATGATGATCCGGGAACTTACCATGTTGGCAGAGTATAAGGCTCCATAGAAACTTCAACCCGATAAAGGTCTTAGCTCATCTTTCGTTCTACTAGAGAGGTTTTGCAAGGTGTTCAAGCTTCTTTCAATTTGTTCTTCAATCCATGGGAGTCTCTTCTCAAGTTTTAATACACTGGTATGCATGATACGAACATCAACCTCCGCAAGCTTTGCAAAAGCACGCAGCAACATGTAATAATCAGCATGCACAACATAAATAAAACCACCAGTTAGTCTCCTCCTATATCGAAGATAGCCATCTGATTTCCTCGGTTTCTTTGGTGGCATGTAATGAAATCCACGATCTTGCATCTCTGACTTAATCATCTGCATTGCATCATGACCTGAAGATGCAGAAAAGCAACTTGCTTCAACAAAAGTGCCATCTCGGTAGCGGTTATTCACTCCATTTGTAATTGTCATTTCTAATACCTTGAGACTGGGACTTTACTTGCTCTTTTGGATTCTCATCCTGCAATGAATATTTTGCAGTTGGGAACATAGTCTGTGCAAGACAAGTGGAATGATGTATCATTATAACCTAATGGGCTCAGCCATAAAATCAACATGAAGACCCACCCACGAACAGAATTTCAAGGTTGAACTCATCTGTGCTGATAAACAGGCGCCGGAAATTCTCTGCAAATGACAGTCCCCACCCTCACCTGCTCCCAACCACGCaggagaaagaaacaaaatttctcATTTCCTATTTTTTCCTTTGGTCAAAAGGttctcttttctatttcttcaaACACAAAGATTGGATTTGAATTTTTACATGTTTAGTTGTAGACTACGTTGACTACTGCACATTATTTAGGAAATTTTATGATAGCAAGTTTGGCATGATAGAACCTAGTTGATGTGCTGCACTGCATACTAAGTCGTTAATACAGATTACATAGTCAAAGAACTGATCCAGAATATAATAACGGAGAACATTAATACAGAGGAAGCTTAAATAAGATAGCAGCAACTATGTTGGATACCTCAATCATGCATACTTTAAGCAGTAATCCACAATGGACACCCGGTCCCTCGAGTAGTCTGTAAAATTAGAAAACTTCAAGTCAATGTCGTACCCTCAAGAAGTAATCTCATCGGCCAAACAAAAAAGTCAGCCAAGAATATATACAATCAACCATTATAACTTGATCAAAGATATCGATGCAAATATCTACATTGGAATATAAAAATGATGCCATAGTCATAACAATCTTTTCACAATATCACACTCTCATAATTCTTCTCTCAATTAAATGACAATAAATTCTCATGGTTAACGTAACATCTTATATTCTTATTGACTTTGCAAAGTTCAAATGTCATCTTTTTGTAACTGGTGAAAATTGtagaaaaaactaacaagtcCCATTTCAATGCTAGTGCGAAGTTACTCAACACCATCCATATAAACGAGAAGGACAAAAGCAAAGCTCTATCTTAATAGAAGCACGCTCCAAAGTGGTCCAATGTTCTCCACCAGTTTACCTTGTTTGCCAGTAGATGCTAATTGTATTACGTTAAGGCATTACAAGAGGAGTAATATCATGCAGTGGAAGAGACTTGTGCATTCTTCGTGAAGATTCAAAACACAGAATGATGCACAGGACCCACCTGTGCTGAAGCCTTGGTTTTACTCAACATTTACAGATCTCTTTACTTGCAAGCAGGACAGAAAGCAGGAATAAGATCCATGAAATGTGAAAAATCTATGGAATAAGATCCATAAAATGTGAAAAATCTATTAATTGCACAGGCACAAATGACCATTTgtactttaatttttttagcaaacTGAATTTAAACTACCTGGAGTCAGCATAAGCATGACAAAAACTGGCATGTGTGCACTAGATGGTAAAGATAAACGCGGACACAAGGCAATGACCAACCAAATTTACCATACTCAACATTGATTTTGTCATAGGTAGCTGCAACAGTGCACAACAACTCTCTCACGCCAAACTCCTCACTGTTACTGCCATCAGGCTTCATGAAATGTGCTGACTTTGTGTCAGGATCAGATCCACCAGCGTTTCTTCCTCTGTCACAAATCTTCTGCAAAGAAACATAACTTCAGTTCATTTGCATTTATTATAAATCCTATCTAACTTATGGAAAGGGACTCTATGTGGCAAACTCACCTCCCATATCCCTTGACCATTGATGTTATACAGAACTCGTAGAGACACTATTAGTATAGCCATTACACAAACCCGTGTAGGGATTCTAGCAGGATTACTAGACAACCATAGCTCTGCAGGCATTGCCCACTCAGATTTGGCACGCATGGAGAAGGATTCTATCTATCGGTAGTGACATGTCCTTGAAGCAGCGTTGAGCAATCGCGTAGAAGTTAACTGAAGGAAGCCTCAAGCCTACTCTTTGCGCTATGGATCCAGCTGTAGCTTCCAGTTGCCATGCTCCAATAACTCGCACCGGCCTGAACAGCTGCCTCATATCCAAAGGGCAGTCTTGCACTTGCAGAGAGCTCCCAAGGAGCCTGTCTACTTCAGTAAACGCTGCCACATAACGGATCTTTCCCTCCATTTCCCACCTTTAAATGTCACTTGGTAGGATGGCTTAACGGGCAATATGGCAAGCCAAGAAACAAACAGCCAATGTTGAGTAAACGGGCAGCATCATTCTCAGTGAGGGCAGAAAGGCAAACTCAACCCTGCGCCTGTCTTTTCGACGGGGTAAGATATCATCTTCCCATTCATACTTCACCTCGTCAAGTTTCTTGTCATCTGCACATAAGAGATAGATTTAAGTCAAGTTTATTCTGTTCTTCCGATTGCAACTAAACAAGAATGTAACCTGctcacctccaccaccaaaacacacCTCTCTCCCTGCGGCTTCGTGGTCCGCGACCACCTGTCGCGCCCACATTCCGTCGAACACCTTGGATGCAATAACCACCGCACCCAGACGGCGGTGCCGGCAATGCCGCACACGAGCGCGCCCACCCGGTGCCGCTCCACCAGCAACTCCAGCTGCCGCTGCAGGGTCACCTGCAGTGCGGGACCTGCAGCCCCTGCACGTAGCGCCATTGGACCCGCGCTGCCAGGTCCTCGGGCTCGCCCCACGTGCCGGCGCCGTGCACGAAGTCCCGGGGCTCGCTTGGCTCGGTGAAGTCATCGAACGCGGGTGCAGCCGCAGGGGTGgggtgtcgaatatctaactaaaGGTATATGTATAtaagaaatatatcatatacgaaTTGTATAACACGTATTAAGAAGTTTTAGATATTACGGAACCGAATCAACGGTATCTAACACATCCAGAATCAAGAAAGTACGTATAAAAAGGTttcgattggttacctaactcgatacaATTAAtactcaaaacagatttatctacttgaaTGTCAAGTAAGATAACTCTCTATCGATCATAgttggataggagtcggtacatcacccctatataaggcgaaaagactaagggagaagaaggagagagaactcgaggcaagcatcaagaccctagcagagaagatattcggcaactttagctttaggttagatcggatctgatatactctctgtaatagatttagtctcattgcttgtactcaagatcatcaatatacggcagcaacacccccacaggacgtaagATATTACTCCCATCGGAGGCTCGAGCCTGTATATATCGattgtctcgtctcgtgattaatccctgcactcgaaggtaccaaGTTAATTtacggacacattgtcaggaactaatctttgacaggGGTGGGGGTGGCGGTGGTGTGAAGGGTTGGGTAGGGTGCGGAGTTTAGGGGTGGGGATGGGCTGGGTGGCGACACGGCGGATGGAGATGTTTCCGGTGGTGGGGAAGTCGTTGGggtcggcggcggtggcctggGTGGAGGTCTGCATGGCGAAGCATTGGCGGCAGGAGAAGAAACCATCCTTAGCGTCGTCGGGTTTGtagtcgtcgccggcgtcgcaGTACTCGCAGACCAGGTGGatgctgccgccaccgccaccgttgTGATTGGTGGAGGCGCTACCGGGATTGTAGTCCATGGCTCACTGGCTCGGTGCCGATGATGCACGACTCTTCTGGCCTTCGGCTCGTGCTCTCCGTCGGGGATCACTGCGAGTGCGCGAGTGCAAGCGAAGCGCCGTTGAGCGAGGAGGCCGAGTCGGGAGCCGCGAGAGatgcaaaaaaatttatttttacatttccatttttcaaatttagcaaaaataggtttccatttgaaaaaaatgcaaaactaGGCGTTGTTCAATGGGTGAGAGGTTAAGATGGCACTTCAGTACGGCACTAGCTTGATATGGCGTAGAACTTGTCGCTCATTGAAAGAGCGACAACTTCATGTCACCAAGTGGATTAATCAAACGAAAAGAGTCCAAGCCGATAATTTTATTAGTAAAGTTGGACATCTACGATTAACATAAAGTTCATATTTGGTTTTAGCCTCTCTGATATATCCCTCATTGCAAGGCAGTCTCACCACGTCGATACATTCCTTGAAACAACAAGGTTATGGATGATAAACGTGATGTTATAAGTGTTGTTCACGATATAGAGTTGGAAGGTGCGAACATAATGGAAAAGTTGAACACGACATAAAATCATCATTAAGGTTCGGACACATGAAAACCTCCTACCAAAATTCTCCATATAGAAAGACATCGACATCCGAGATCAGTTGGCACACCTGCACAATGGACACTCATGCCAGTATGGCAATCTCATGAGGTGGTTCCTCTAGAAATCCATGATGCATTGTTTAGATTTGACATTCGTAAATAATTAGTAAGCAAATATGAAGACCCCTAACACTGACAAAATAGTTGGTTGTGGTCCTTTATCATGATGCTAATGGAGGACAGGCGCTGGAAAAATAAACCGAATATATGATACTAACATAAGGTAGTAGCAATATATTAACTAAACTAATCCCTAAAAACATTCCCATTTCGGGACGACCCCTGTTCTCATATGGCCTCGGAACACTGTGGCCCCCTGTGCTGAGTACGTGAGCGAGTCTGGCAGAAGAACTATCCGGGAAGGCTGGTCAATGGGCATTGGAGTCACGTAGTCCTCTTGACTCTGTTATGTGCCTACATCTGGTGTGCCACCTAACAAGGAAGGCCCGATCACACCAGAGCCGAAGATGCACTCGTAAGTAGTCATGGTAGAACTGTCCCTAATGACCTACTCCAAGTACTCTGTCGACACATGTACATCTTTGAGATCATGGATATATGCATGTGGTTTATGAAGAAAAACATGTTACCAACAATGAAGAGTGGGAAATTTATGAAGTACATAATTGATTATTGTTTGTGGTACCTAAGGTAGGGACGTGAGCTGAGGATAGACCGGCATCTATGATAGAAGGCCTGGAGGAGTTGCTGCCATAGGGATCACGGGCACCGGTGAAAGACAGACTGAATGACCTGCCACCATAGAAGTGGTCACCGACACTGGTGAAAGATGGTCTGGAGGAGGTGACGCCGTAGTAGAGGTCACCGACGCTAGTGAAGGATGGCCTGAAAAAAGTGGCACCATAGTGCTCACCAGTGTACATTGGGCGTACTGGTAGGTGAGGCGAAGCCGTGAACGCCGTTGAGGTGCGAGGAGGCCAAGCAAGAGCCACTTAAGATGCCATAGCAACGTCCAACAAGGACCTACACGTGATCATCCTCAACCCCTATCTGGTATAGTATGCCCCTTTGTGAACAAATGTTTTATTAGATGAGACTAGTTATTTGTAAGCTAAATTCAGGGTAACACTAATGTTGCTTTCAATCAAATGTATTGTTAATGATTATGCCTAGTCTCTGTGCATCAAATAGGTGTCGCGCACATACAGTGCATGAGCCAGAGCCTCGGATGGTGTGTACGTGACCTGGATCCATGTCCAAGCCAGAAACCAAGCTAGGTACTCATTGTATGCCTTGTTAGAGTGTGGCCGATCCTCGTCAATGACGTCATCCAATGCCTGGTCACATCTTGCCAACCACTACTGCACATGTGATGCCCAAGTGCTAGTCGACAATGAACTCTTATGTGTCATCCTGCAAGACGAGATAGTACATGGGGTATGGTGTGACAATGAAGAAGTTGAACAAATAATTACAAAGTTacatgtgcatgtttgcaagaACAATTCGGGTGGATGGTAGGGTGAACTGCTAGAACTAGCCAAATTAACACACATACTCCATATCCTAAGTGCATAGGACAAACAGTCTGAAGGGGGAACACAAGTACTTCCTCATTGAAGTACATCGTCCACCTCACACCGTTGACCATGAGGTGGTCAAATTGGGCTGTGAAGTCTGGGTATGCCTGGTGTGTCTAGACACTGGACCAAGTCAGTTGTGTAGAGAATATGTGTTAGACAAATAAATAATCAATTGATGTAAGGAATGCATGCCATCTTAATAGATCTTACCCGCCGTCGGCACCACAAAGACCCTATGGTGGGTCCGTCCATGTTGTCAGGTGGAAAGGATACAGGGTGTGGTCCACCATCGGTTGACCAATGGTGAACCGCTCGTATGACCACAGCTGGAGAAGGAGCATGTAGCCAATGAAGGCAACGTTTGAATCAGATTTCATGCAACCCTCACACAAACCCATGTAGGTCACGGCTAGAACAATAGAATCCCATCTATACTAGAGGGCCTCCCCCGGTCCAGCGTCCGCAATTTCCATTGCGTACGTGATCATACTCTTGGACAACGAGTTGCCGTGTGTCTTGGTGATGTGATCCACTCGAACAACCACAACAAGTAGGCCCAAGTGCCTAGAGATTTCATTGTCGCCCGCTTGTGGGTGGATGTTCTCTTCCTATTAATTACCAAACAATAAACAATAAACTCGTAGACTGCAAACATTAAGCACATGAAGGAACATCTGACGAATAATGTACCATGAACTGAAGCAAAAAATCTTTGTAGGGTCGTGCTTCTCTAACTCAGATAACGTCCTCAATGGGGGAAGGTCATCCCTCTAGACAATGGCTCCGAACCATGCCAAAAGGTCCTCATGCTAGGTAACACCTACATCCTTCGCGCCCACTGCAGGGCCCATGCATGGTAGGGCTAGAAGGAGCGAGATGTCCTCAAGTGTGGGCACGATCTCCCCGCACGGGAGGTGAAATGTGTGCACCTCAGTCCATTACCTGTCAAAAAAGGCTGCCAGCAGGGCCCGATCGAAGTTGAAATGCATCATGGATTCTACTACCCAGAGCATAGCATCCACCTCCACGAGCCTGCAGAGCGGGAGGAGCCCAGCACTGCACAACACAAACAAAATTTACTAAGTGATGTTGTAACACCCACTTTCCAAGATTTTACAACTTCTTAAAATTTTCCAACATTAGtaagtagcttcaccagtagaatatgtttaaaacctattttcataaacaatcaattaatataggttattattttatgtgcattgcatgctaagtGTTGCTAGGAGCTAGgaaaatgcattagagttctttttctttttctttctctttggtgctttgagtgaaaaagattttgaaaaggtttttgcaaaactatgtagtaaattagttaaggatcttaatggttggaattcaaaatcattgaattcatcatctattccatCCTTAATCATacatgatccttctctagttcaattcaaatcttatccaaattcttgtttaaatcaaattcaaattccatatctactcccattcttgttcaaccttattttttcgtttctcttgaattcacttcaagctcaattcaaattcaatctctattcaaatttttctacaaaaatttcttttctaaaacctaGATATGACTAAGGTGCCATTGGATCCAATCCTACCCAAGCCCAAGCTCTTGaccggcacacaagtcatctagaaggcccaacacaaaggatccacgaaatctatgGATATTCCCGGAGTCCTGAACAGCCTcattcaaatgcaaatcttgaaaataccaaagttgtaggcctcgtcgagagcttcgatttgaacataTGGAAGTCCCATTTTGgttaatggagctaggagttatagccCCTAAAATCAGTGATGCGCAAATAAGTctcagttcaaacagtttatcttgtgacgcttTTTTGGAACTCAAAATgatattttcagaagttccaaagaataccaaagttgtatatcttttagagtactacaatttagaatctagaaacatccaatttggagtcctgacgatagagatatcatcctcggaataaaagatctacgaaaaaggaaatcctaaccgactagaactcgaatccgaatcgtgtCTGGCTTGGACTCCGCCTCAACCaaccgcccctagccctataaatagttgTTTAATGTCCTCCCCTATGCCCTCAACATGCCTCAAGCCCTAGCTACCATAGTTGCCCTGTCCGTGTGCCACTGTTCACCGGTGTCACCGCCGTCACCACGcgtgatgcgctacatcgtcGTCTCCGCGAATTCTCCTTCCCCGAtcgtcaaagcaaggtgaggaccccatCCTTATCCTTCCTTACCCCtcttttaccatcatactaagtctctagctAAGTCTTAACCTcggccaaagcctgatctacgccgccacgatcGTCGCCGTCGTGGACAGCTGCGTCGTCGCCGATTGATATCGACGTTCCCGGCTGACCAAAGGTAAAATCGCAATTCCCTTTCACtagtgcatgacccatgatgttgccCATTCCCTCACCAAACGATTAGTCCAGTATATCAGCCAAACCGTCAGGATCAAGGTTATCATGCCTGTTGTCCGGTTTCTTGACGCGTTTTGCGCGCGCACCGAGTTTGCTATCGCGTTCCTCATCAATCTGGAAGCCATATGGATGTACCCTATGCGTCATGACATGTCCCATgaagtcttctacatgaccaTAGGATCCTTTCACCTGTTGTGCAGCAACTCCACCGAAACGTGTTTGCCAATAGCAGCATGCTGCAgccgtcacccatctcatctccgttgatcgatCTTCCTTTCTGGGGATGGTCTGCCCAAATTCGTGCTATAaaattgtgttcccgggatatatgaacgtcTTTGTTCAGACGGTGCATCAAAATTCATAGCTAATCTTCGAAAACACGAGCATCtttgttgctgcatctgttcaaAGTCACCACCAAACTTAGCAGCAGTTGTCAttattttgccactacctcggatgacccctttcAAAACCAATCATACCTTTGAGTTACCCTTTCCGCtttctatgccatgcttccctcatttcactgaaatgcCACCGAAGCCCtgcatcgatgtcagtggccacgcgccCGGTCGTggtcttcgacgaaacccgagaTATCGCTGCTACGtagagtcaccggtagtatccttaatcCAGAAGCGTAGCCTCCAACCATTTGATCCATCACGGACGGTTGAGGCTAGACCTCAGCtcacctcttctttaatccaagacgattcttgcatggcatgccaagtcagcatcacatcatcctctttagcctagtcagtgataGTCAGCCCTATACCTCTTGAACTttgcacaatgatgttgtcaagtctgACATAATGGTTGTGCAATAAACCTTTttctataggaagataactccagtaaaccaacatttccttttcagcctaatccatcttccgagAACCGTTATCTTTCATCCTAACTCCAaattaggcgattcttgcatctaattttttctctctaaaatcatatccatccaaccatagtgttttgaaagtgttttgattatgtttggtatgttgttcttagtgtttttctttttgttgtttgtcgatagttTTAGCAATTAGTCAATGTTccaaaggagctagaaggacttcaagtCCAAGACTTctctgaagacccaactgagtcgagtgaagacaagttatgttcttgaacatacttatcccagtttttaaatgttttgttttataaacatgcatgctaataatttgttgAGAATTCCAAGAGTTAgactttaccctagttttcccttatcttCCTTATCACCTTagtatgattttgggttatgaaagggtagatgatgcttagcctttctttgggatggtaatcatgattaatgctctacgaacttgataatggtcctatacaacaatgataaaatatgatggaataatttttgtagcaacatggtatagtaatttgagcaagtggtatgaTGAGGCTGATGTGTGATGggaagtggtagtcttgctcaaatctaaggaccggttcgtggggtgacctttctgtgtttatagtacaaccacaagtctggTATAGGTCAAGCCTAGTCAATTAATTTTCTTACTCTCAGCCTAGTGTAGATCAGGCTGAAGAGCTGTGAATGGAcaatgtcttgggatccgaaatgcgcaagagggggcttccattgttgaggtgaaatcatgcggcggtgaaaccttagcgggtagacatgtgctgagaggagcattgtaggttttgtagtgatctcctagccaCACACCTTGGATGTGTGCAAGTGTCTAGCTAATACAGGCAAAATAGAGACTTGGTCACTTGCTTGCAGGTGATTAAatcacgtcttgtgggtaaagtatagcctgtgcagagttaaaactaaatattcagtcgtgctcacggtcacgagCAACACAAAAAACCTactatgattataacttgatggtttgaTTAGTGTGGTCAACTGTGGTGGTGGGGACCATAGTCAAGGTATGGGTCAGTCACGATGGTGGGAAttgtggttgaggtggttagta
This genomic interval carries:
- the LOC133885370 gene encoding TATA box-binding protein-associated factor RNA polymerase I subunit B-like isoform X1 → MSSTLKFCSWTMFPTAKYSLQDENPKEQVKSQSQGHDAMQMIKSEMQDRGFHYMPPKKPRKSDGYLRYRRRLTGGFIYVVHADYYMLLRAFAKLAEVDVRIMHTSVLKLEKRLPWIEEQIERSLNTLQNLSSRTKDELRPLSG
- the LOC133885370 gene encoding TATA box-binding protein-associated factor RNA polymerase I subunit B-like isoform X2, with protein sequence MIEDENPKEQVKSQSQGHDAMQMIKSEMQDRGFHYMPPKKPRKSDGYLRYRRRLTGGFIYVVHADYYMLLRAFAKLAEVDVRIMHTSVLKLEKRLPWIEEQIERSLNTLQNLSSRTKDELRPLSG